From one Flavobacteriales bacterium genomic stretch:
- a CDS encoding CotH kinase family protein — MRIDSSALSVGTRLFGSGSRGLGKRSFKLYARDRYDSPADGFAFSDGTRVHEGVLRADASPNAFLRNAVMEKVVHRFGLHVLVQPSVAKPLYLNGAYWGLYRWMPGKDEEWLKQRSNAEALDMLEGPASTERSGKGDHFLNARELLVRGAPIDSIDAVIDTRSLIDLACIDLWTGRADHELNVRCYRPRERDGRWHWVLFDMDLWAPPNENSVQRMSLAVLPETPFVPQLLAHTELQQRLLARMTALQATAFEQIPAIADSLYHTHAAELADDFKRWDLQLDMPTPEASLAELKSFATQRGAHLFAHLAKSTGRRLHETVIEAPRADQGVLLMDGLALPPGKHSMRCFEGVLMHIELRAVKGQEFAGWKGADLATASGTIDLWKAKSLRPVLRSVVP; from the coding sequence GTGCGCATTGACAGCAGTGCGCTCTCCGTTGGCACTCGCCTCTTCGGCAGCGGCTCACGCGGCCTGGGCAAGCGTTCCTTCAAGCTCTACGCGCGCGATCGGTACGACAGTCCAGCGGATGGATTCGCCTTCAGCGATGGCACGCGCGTGCATGAGGGCGTGCTGCGCGCCGATGCCTCGCCGAATGCCTTTTTGCGCAATGCCGTCATGGAGAAAGTCGTGCATCGCTTCGGTTTGCATGTGCTGGTGCAGCCCTCCGTGGCGAAGCCGCTCTACCTCAACGGCGCCTATTGGGGCCTCTATCGTTGGATGCCCGGCAAGGACGAAGAATGGCTGAAGCAGCGCAGCAACGCTGAAGCCCTTGATATGCTCGAAGGGCCCGCCTCCACCGAACGCAGCGGCAAGGGCGACCACTTCCTGAACGCGCGCGAGCTGCTCGTGCGCGGCGCACCCATCGACAGCATCGATGCCGTGATCGACACGCGAAGCCTCATCGATCTCGCGTGCATCGACCTCTGGACGGGACGGGCCGACCATGAACTGAACGTGCGCTGCTATCGGCCGCGTGAGCGCGATGGCCGCTGGCACTGGGTGCTCTTCGACATGGACCTCTGGGCGCCGCCGAACGAGAACAGCGTGCAACGGATGTCGCTCGCCGTGCTTCCCGAAACGCCCTTCGTGCCGCAGCTGCTCGCGCACACGGAACTGCAGCAGCGATTGCTCGCGCGCATGACCGCGTTGCAGGCAACGGCATTCGAGCAGATCCCCGCCATCGCCGACAGCCTGTATCATACGCACGCTGCTGAGCTCGCTGACGATTTCAAGCGCTGGGACCTGCAGCTCGACATGCCCACGCCGGAAGCATCGCTCGCCGAGCTGAAGAGCTTCGCAACACAACGGGGTGCGCATCTCTTCGCGCACCTGGCCAAAAGCACCGGGCGGCGCCTGCACGAAACGGTGATCGAAGCGCCTCGCGCGGATCAGGGCGTTCTTCTGATGGATGGCCTAGCGCTGCCGCCCGGCAAGCACAGCATGCGCTGCTTCGAGGGTGTGCTCATGCACATCGAATTGCGCGCGGTAAAAGGACAAGAGTTCGCGGGTTGGAAGGGCGCGGATCTCGCCACGGCTTCTGGGACCATTGACCTGTGGAAGGCGAAGAGCCTGCGGCCGGTGCTCAGGAGTGTGGTGCCGTGA
- a CDS encoding HAMP domain-containing histidine kinase — translation MDLYSRKQRWKLVLAAVAMLLVGASLWYSSRIVDDIRAEERRKVKLWAEAVQNRAELVNYTERLFDRLREEERKKVQLFADAMQRLGRADDTDFSFYLRVVQDNTTVPVVIVDAKREVKFHRNLDSTVVNHPERLRVLVDSMAAQRPAIEIAVHGNQKQYLYYTDSKVFTELQEVMDGIISSFISETVMSTAAVPVIYTDSTRSRILETANIEEEILADTTALRAQLAAMEKANAPIAIDLPGKGRNYIYYEESLVIKQLRYFPYVQLAILALFLLVAYALFSVFRNAEQNQVWVGMAKETAHQLGTPLSSLMAWVELLKDQGVDPSSVNEMRKDVDRLEVITERFSKIGSAPDLAPEKLYHTLRATVLYLRPRLPSRARIEVSTPADTELQVPLNRPLFSWVLENLIRNAVDAMEGEGAITIEIIPEDDHVHVDVTDTGKGIPAAQHKTVFQPGFTTKKRGWGLGLSLTKRIIEQYHGGRIFVKKSAPGKGTTFRISLKS, via the coding sequence GTGGACCTCTACTCACGCAAGCAACGCTGGAAACTGGTGCTGGCCGCCGTGGCCATGCTGCTGGTTGGCGCGTCGTTGTGGTACAGCAGCCGCATCGTCGATGACATCCGTGCCGAGGAGCGGCGAAAGGTGAAGCTCTGGGCCGAGGCTGTGCAGAACCGCGCCGAGCTGGTGAACTACACCGAGCGCTTGTTCGATCGGCTGCGCGAAGAGGAACGCAAGAAGGTGCAGCTCTTCGCCGATGCCATGCAGCGCTTGGGCCGCGCCGACGACACGGACTTCTCCTTTTACCTGCGCGTGGTGCAGGACAACACCACTGTGCCGGTTGTGATCGTGGATGCCAAGCGCGAAGTGAAGTTCCACCGCAACCTCGACAGCACCGTGGTGAACCATCCTGAGCGGTTGCGCGTGCTGGTGGACAGCATGGCAGCGCAGCGTCCTGCCATCGAGATCGCTGTGCATGGCAACCAGAAGCAATACCTCTACTATACCGATAGCAAGGTCTTCACCGAGCTGCAGGAAGTGATGGATGGCATCATCAGCTCCTTCATCTCCGAGACCGTGATGAGCACCGCCGCCGTGCCCGTGATCTACACAGACAGCACGCGCTCACGGATCCTCGAGACCGCCAACATCGAAGAGGAGATCCTCGCGGACACCACTGCTCTGCGCGCGCAACTCGCGGCCATGGAGAAGGCCAACGCGCCCATCGCCATCGACCTGCCGGGCAAAGGCCGCAATTACATCTACTACGAGGAGAGCCTCGTGATCAAGCAGCTGCGCTACTTCCCCTACGTGCAGCTCGCCATCCTCGCGCTCTTCTTGCTGGTGGCCTACGCGCTCTTCAGCGTGTTCCGCAATGCCGAGCAGAATCAGGTGTGGGTGGGCATGGCCAAGGAGACCGCCCACCAATTGGGCACGCCGCTCAGCTCGCTCATGGCCTGGGTCGAATTACTGAAGGACCAAGGCGTGGATCCCTCATCCGTGAATGAGATGCGCAAGGATGTTGATCGTTTGGAAGTGATCACCGAGCGTTTCTCGAAGATCGGATCAGCGCCCGACCTCGCGCCGGAGAAGCTCTACCACACGCTGCGCGCCACGGTGCTCTACCTGCGTCCGCGCCTGCCCAGCCGCGCGCGCATCGAAGTGAGCACGCCCGCCGACACCGAATTGCAAGTGCCCTTGAATCGTCCGCTTTTCAGCTGGGTGCTGGAGAACCTGATCCGCAACGCCGTGGATGCCATGGAAGGCGAAGGGGCCATCACCATCGAGATCATCCCCGAAGATGATCACGTGCATGTGGATGTGACCGACACTGGCAAGGGCATTCCGGCCGCGCAGCACAAGACCGTCTTTCAACCTGGCTTCACCACAAAGAAGCGCGGCTGGGGCTTAGGGCTTTCGCTCACTAAGCGCATCATCGAGCAATACCACGGCGGCCGGATCTTCGTGAAGAAGAGCGCGCCGGGGAAAGGGACGACGTTCAGGATTAGCTTGAAGAGTTGA
- a CDS encoding chitobiase/beta-hexosaminidase C-terminal domain-containing protein — protein MRILIATLAFLSVSHASAQTTPLINELCASNHGCYVDAHGRTPDWIELFNTGTKPIDLLGWRIAINGKQHVIDAPLRIPAKGQLLLLCDAKPDHGPEHLGFTLEKQGGAVLLIAPDGLSIADLFTFPALRANTSIGRMPDGHKAWSLFAQHTPGAANETSGIARGFSRAPQLELDATSRLIATAEGEVRFTTDGSDPRGAGAMRFVEPVAVEPGHVVRAIAVQEERLIGDEAMLLVPANGHAGDGFMLALDPQDLWGDSTGIYNPGAAQNHHAARHLLGA, from the coding sequence GTGAGGATCCTGATCGCAACACTGGCCTTTCTGAGCGTCTCTCATGCCAGTGCGCAAACCACTCCGCTCATCAACGAGCTCTGCGCGAGCAATCACGGCTGCTACGTTGATGCCCACGGCCGAACACCCGATTGGATCGAGCTCTTCAACACCGGCACGAAGCCGATCGATCTGCTGGGCTGGCGCATCGCCATCAATGGCAAGCAGCACGTGATCGATGCGCCGCTGCGCATTCCGGCCAAGGGCCAACTGCTTTTACTGTGTGATGCGAAACCCGACCACGGTCCAGAGCACCTCGGCTTCACCTTGGAGAAGCAAGGAGGCGCGGTGCTGTTGATCGCTCCCGATGGCTTGAGCATCGCTGACCTCTTCACCTTTCCCGCGCTTCGGGCCAACACCAGCATCGGCCGCATGCCCGATGGCCACAAGGCCTGGAGCCTCTTCGCGCAACACACGCCGGGAGCAGCGAATGAGACAAGCGGTATCGCTCGGGGCTTCAGCAGGGCGCCGCAACTCGAGCTCGATGCCACCAGCCGCTTGATCGCAACAGCGGAAGGCGAAGTGCGATTCACCACCGATGGCAGTGATCCACGAGGCGCTGGTGCCATGCGTTTCGTTGAGCCTGTTGCCGTTGAGCCCGGCCATGTTGTGCGAGCCATCGCCGTGCAAGAGGAGCGCTTGATCGGTGATGAAGCAATGCTCCTCGTTCCTGCGAACGGACATGCTGGCGATGGTTTCATGCTCGCACTCGATCCGCAAGACCTATGGGGCGATAGCACGGGCATCTACAATCCCGGCGCGGCGCAGAACCACCACGCGGCGCGGCATCTTCTGGGAGCGTGA
- a CDS encoding LD-carboxypeptidase, which translates to MPALAPLRPGDTIAIVPTARAIVPEELREGIRLAESWGLRVKLGSCIGKKHYQQAGTARQRAADLQAAFEDPKVKAVWCARGGYGTVHLLDHLEPEVITTNPKWVVGFSDVTVLHNTLHTLGVPSLHAQMPFNIDSKTVDAKESLRRALFGEHLDISMRHPEQAPPSRIGEGEGVLVGGNLSLLYALRGTPFDIDPTGKILFLEDIDELLYHVDRMVMNLKLSGWFNNLAGLIVGGMTDMRDKDPKDPFGKTAEQIIADAVGDAPFPVCYGFPAGHIADNRALVMGQTAKLSVSATGATLSFGATLSGS; encoded by the coding sequence ATGCCTGCCCTTGCCCCCCTGCGCCCCGGCGACACCATCGCCATCGTGCCCACCGCACGCGCCATCGTCCCTGAGGAATTGCGTGAAGGCATTCGCCTCGCCGAGAGTTGGGGCCTGCGCGTGAAGCTCGGCTCGTGCATCGGCAAGAAGCACTACCAGCAAGCAGGCACGGCAAGGCAGCGCGCGGCCGATTTGCAAGCGGCATTCGAGGATCCGAAGGTGAAAGCGGTGTGGTGCGCGCGCGGCGGCTACGGCACCGTTCATCTGCTCGATCACTTGGAGCCGGAAGTGATCACCACCAATCCGAAATGGGTGGTGGGCTTCAGCGATGTCACCGTGCTGCACAACACCTTGCACACGCTGGGCGTGCCATCATTGCACGCGCAGATGCCCTTCAACATCGACTCGAAGACCGTGGACGCGAAGGAGTCGTTGCGGCGCGCGTTGTTCGGCGAGCACCTCGACATCAGCATGCGGCATCCGGAGCAAGCACCGCCATCGCGGATCGGGGAAGGCGAGGGCGTGCTGGTGGGCGGCAACCTCTCACTGCTCTATGCGCTGCGCGGAACACCATTCGACATCGACCCAACGGGCAAGATCCTCTTCCTCGAAGACATCGATGAATTGCTGTATCACGTTGATCGCATGGTGATGAACCTGAAGCTCAGCGGCTGGTTCAACAACCTCGCGGGCCTGATCGTGGGCGGCATGACAGACATGCGCGACAAGGACCCCAAGGACCCCTTCGGCAAGACCGCCGAGCAGATCATCGCCGATGCCGTGGGCGACGCGCCCTTTCCCGTATGCTACGGCTTCCCCGCAGGCCACATCGCCGACAATCGCGCGTTGGTCATGGGTCAAACGGCGAAGCTCTCCGTTTCCGCTACCGGCGCAACGCTGAGCTTCGGCGCAACGCTGTCCGGATCTTAG
- a CDS encoding T9SS type A sorting domain-containing protein: protein MRALCLALLCFSASPILCQWQLVANGDQLPSAAFDGCSMYDEGVAVLTNTYSSPFWPWQSHIVRITASGSIIDSIPIQADGELAIGMHLYARDGSNRYFASGAFVDSSLADNEVKCFVAEVSDGQAIAFPHGPRFHEGGDGLGFIDPDGSLVYGYYHYQDFWTLEFTFRAVRHCPGVGACDSVLLNEQVGTGRVHAMAPLASGSIVALFPPANLNCSPSNDAMVILSPELDTVDCFPVPVIEPGAFNTNATFEDNLSALVLASGNLLLCGTYNRLMQPDPWNPVAVQRLTPEGELLAIRRFYNAINPAITMRPGIMRGMSAFDESTFAFAYADFAWQSSPWPYSTETSNIHVLKMDTAMNVLGEYVFNGDAINRYHFLSSVVASPDGAVYVVGSVYDYNDDTPMPKSWVARIGPEQFVSVPEATQAGFAIFPNPGTNGFNLRMANPITGAKAQIHDAQGRLLREQSLTDAQSWFGADGLPVGLYLVHVTASDGSRFTARWVKE from the coding sequence ATGCGCGCACTTTGCTTGGCGCTGCTTTGCTTCAGCGCTTCGCCCATTCTCTGCCAATGGCAGCTGGTCGCGAATGGCGATCAGCTGCCATCGGCGGCGTTCGATGGCTGCTCCATGTATGATGAAGGCGTGGCTGTCTTAACGAACACCTATTCATCGCCATTCTGGCCATGGCAATCCCACATCGTGCGAATCACTGCATCTGGTTCGATCATCGATTCCATTCCTATTCAGGCGGATGGAGAACTGGCCATTGGCATGCACCTCTATGCACGTGATGGGAGCAACCGTTACTTCGCCTCAGGGGCATTCGTGGACTCCTCTTTAGCCGACAATGAGGTGAAGTGCTTCGTGGCAGAGGTCTCCGACGGACAGGCGATTGCGTTTCCGCATGGCCCACGTTTTCACGAAGGCGGCGATGGTTTGGGCTTCATCGATCCGGATGGGTCTCTGGTCTATGGTTATTACCATTACCAGGATTTCTGGACCCTGGAGTTCACTTTCAGGGCCGTGCGCCATTGCCCAGGCGTTGGTGCCTGCGATTCGGTGCTCCTGAATGAACAGGTCGGCACCGGGCGCGTGCATGCCATGGCGCCACTAGCCAGCGGGTCTATCGTGGCCCTCTTCCCGCCTGCCAATCTGAACTGCTCCCCATCGAATGACGCCATGGTGATCCTGAGTCCCGAGCTTGACACGGTGGATTGCTTTCCAGTCCCCGTTATAGAACCGGGTGCCTTCAATACCAATGCGACCTTCGAGGACAATCTTTCAGCTCTTGTCCTCGCATCTGGGAACCTGCTCCTATGCGGAACCTACAACCGATTGATGCAGCCTGACCCCTGGAATCCAGTGGCGGTTCAGCGGCTCACCCCAGAAGGCGAGTTGCTGGCCATACGGAGGTTCTATAATGCCATCAACCCAGCCATCACCATGCGACCGGGCATCATGAGGGGCATGAGCGCTTTCGATGAGAGCACCTTCGCCTTCGCTTATGCCGATTTCGCATGGCAGAGCAGCCCTTGGCCATACTCCACGGAGACCAGCAACATCCACGTGCTGAAGATGGACACCGCGATGAACGTCCTGGGCGAGTATGTATTCAATGGCGACGCCATCAACCGCTACCACTTCCTCAGCAGCGTGGTGGCCAGCCCCGATGGCGCCGTGTATGTGGTGGGCAGCGTGTACGATTACAACGACGATACGCCGATGCCAAAGTCCTGGGTGGCGCGAATCGGTCCGGAGCAATTCGTCTCGGTGCCCGAAGCAACGCAAGCCGGCTTCGCCATCTTCCCGAACCCCGGAACAAATGGCTTCAACCTGCGCATGGCCAACCCGATTACCGGTGCGAAGGCGCAGATTCACGATGCTCAAGGCCGCTTGCTTCGCGAGCAATCACTCACCGATGCGCAATCATGGTTTGGTGCTGATGGCTTGCCCGTCGGTCTCTATCTCGTGCATGTGACCGCAAGCGACGGCAGCCGCTTCACCGCCCGCTGGGTGAAGGAGTAG
- a CDS encoding pseudouridine synthase: MTSRSNPGRGRQRSSKPSPKSKTDERPAARTDGSPHSKRFGKRPPKAVREGGSTERPKRTDDRRNDTERREPRGERSAPRTRSTGRDDRPATRRGDSEGGERRPPYKKSWPSKGGSQERFGGYRGRSKPEPRGEDDGRIRLNRYLSMSGVASRRDADDLIKAGVVTVNGVVVTELGTKVGPGDKVVYGGQRLSREKKRYVLLNKPKDFITTTDDPRDRRTVMALVEQACDERIYPVGRLDRHTTGLLLLTNDGDLAKKLTHPSHGAEKIYHVTLDKNVTHAHLQQLVSGVQLDDGPASADEASYVDAAGKREVGIKLHMGRNRVVRRMFEALGYEVLKLDRVIFAGLTKKDLPRGKWRHLSEKEVLFLTKRK; encoded by the coding sequence ATGACAAGCCGTTCTAATCCCGGCCGCGGCCGCCAGCGCAGCAGCAAGCCTTCGCCCAAGTCCAAAACCGACGAGCGCCCTGCCGCACGCACCGATGGCAGCCCGCATTCCAAACGCTTCGGCAAGAGGCCGCCCAAAGCCGTGCGCGAAGGCGGAAGCACCGAACGCCCGAAACGCACCGACGACCGTCGGAATGACACGGAGCGGAGGGAACCACGCGGCGAACGCAGCGCTCCGCGCACACGCTCAACCGGCCGCGACGATCGCCCTGCAACGCGGCGCGGCGACAGCGAAGGCGGTGAGCGCAGGCCGCCCTACAAGAAGTCGTGGCCCAGTAAGGGAGGCTCGCAAGAGCGCTTCGGCGGCTACCGCGGAAGGTCCAAGCCCGAACCCCGCGGCGAAGACGATGGCCGCATCCGCCTGAACCGCTACCTGAGCATGAGCGGAGTGGCCAGCCGCCGCGATGCTGACGACCTGATCAAGGCCGGTGTGGTCACCGTGAATGGCGTGGTGGTAACTGAGCTGGGCACCAAGGTGGGCCCCGGCGATAAAGTGGTGTACGGCGGGCAGCGCCTCAGCCGCGAGAAGAAACGCTACGTGCTGCTGAACAAACCCAAGGACTTCATTACCACCACCGACGATCCGCGCGACCGCCGCACCGTGATGGCCTTGGTGGAACAGGCCTGCGACGAGCGCATCTACCCCGTGGGCCGCTTGGACCGCCATACCACCGGCCTTCTGCTGCTCACCAACGATGGCGACCTGGCCAAGAAGCTCACCCACCCAAGCCACGGCGCCGAGAAGATCTACCACGTCACCCTCGACAAGAACGTCACCCACGCGCACCTGCAGCAACTCGTCTCAGGCGTGCAGCTCGACGATGGTCCTGCCTCCGCCGATGAGGCCAGCTACGTGGACGCCGCAGGCAAGCGCGAGGTGGGCATCAAGTTGCACATGGGCCGCAACCGCGTGGTGCGCCGCATGTTCGAGGCCCTGGGCTACGAAGTGCTCAAGCTCGACCGCGTGATCTTCGCCGGTCTCACCAAGAAGGACCTCCCGCGCGGCAAGTGGCGGCACCTGAGCGAGAAGGAAGTGCTGTTCCTGACGAAGAGGAAGTAG
- a CDS encoding DUF4412 domain-containing protein — translation MRRFSHFLPALALTLLSTGLSAQAFEGIIEFTKTTGPVVTGYKYFVKGDFIRIEEVSSRGEVQGIMLVDTRDKTVTALSPERKLYMDVPNTRLPKEVQVQIQKTSDVRDFNNYKCEKWVVKNPKDDRQITYWVAADEFNFFRPLLETLNRKDETALYFLEIKDAKGVFPMLGIEQKLDGAEVSRLEVSKVTKGPQKSTLFEIPAGYNKFERN, via the coding sequence ATGCGACGCTTCAGCCATTTCCTGCCCGCTCTTGCCCTCACCCTGTTGAGCACGGGCCTCAGCGCCCAGGCCTTCGAGGGCATCATCGAATTCACGAAGACCACCGGACCTGTGGTCACGGGCTACAAGTACTTCGTGAAGGGCGATTTCATCCGGATCGAAGAGGTGAGCTCGCGCGGCGAAGTGCAGGGCATCATGCTGGTGGACACCCGCGATAAGACCGTGACGGCCCTGAGCCCCGAGCGCAAATTGTACATGGATGTGCCCAACACCCGCCTGCCCAAGGAGGTGCAAGTGCAGATCCAGAAGACGAGCGATGTGCGCGACTTCAACAACTACAAGTGCGAGAAATGGGTGGTGAAGAACCCGAAGGACGACCGCCAGATCACCTACTGGGTGGCGGCCGATGAGTTCAATTTCTTCCGTCCGCTGCTGGAAACGCTGAACCGCAAGGATGAAACAGCGCTCTACTTCCTCGAGATCAAGGATGCCAAAGGCGTGTTCCCCATGCTGGGCATCGAGCAGAAACTCGATGGCGCCGAGGTGAGCCGCCTGGAGGTGAGCAAGGTGACGAAGGGACCGCAGAAGAGCACCTTGTTCGAGATCCCCGCCGGCTACAACAAGTTCGAACGGAACTAG
- a CDS encoding YraN family protein, which yields MAEHNRTGAEGEQAACRHLEDKGFEVLERNWKHGKLEVDIVARHERFIVFVEVKTRSSNQHGEPEEAVKKGKRSKLIKAANAYIQLTGTDLAARFDIVSVIMHPSGKPYIHHIPDAFYPTIHDKPF from the coding sequence ATGGCCGAGCACAACCGTACCGGCGCCGAGGGCGAGCAAGCTGCATGCCGCCACCTTGAAGACAAGGGCTTCGAGGTGCTGGAGCGCAATTGGAAGCACGGCAAACTCGAGGTGGACATCGTGGCCCGGCACGAGCGCTTCATCGTGTTCGTGGAGGTGAAGACCCGCAGCAGCAACCAGCACGGCGAGCCCGAGGAGGCGGTGAAGAAGGGCAAGCGCTCCAAGCTGATCAAAGCAGCCAATGCCTACATACAGCTCACCGGTACCGACCTTGCGGCCCGCTTCGACATCGTGAGCGTGATCATGCACCCCTCGGGGAAGCCCTACATCCATCACATCCCCGACGCGTTCTACCCCACCATCCATGACAAGCCGTTCTAA
- the hemW gene encoding radical SAM family heme chaperone HemW: MAGIYLHIPFCRKACTYCDFHFSTSAKGREGLLDAMELELLRRSNEIGDAPVSTIYFGGGTPSLLEPARIAALLQQCSDLFRVQRNAEVTLEANPDDITAERLEQWKAMGITRLSLGTQSFRADRLIWMGRAHNAAQALKSIALIAKAGFASWTIDLIYGLPQMTLTEWDEQLTIALDHGMPHLSAYCLTVEPKTALAHQVKKSIVSMPGDADQSAQFDRLMERMEAAGLEHYEISNFGLPGHHSRHNSSYWEGVPYLGIGPSAHSFDGSKRRWNMANNARYVQGVVEGARFWDEELLTPAQRTNERLLTGLRTSKGVELARLEMDVISHQRRAVERWTATGHLIHADGRLVLTKAGRHFADRIASDLFVNDDDR, translated from the coding sequence ATGGCCGGCATCTACCTCCACATCCCATTCTGCCGAAAGGCCTGCACCTACTGCGATTTCCATTTCAGCACTTCCGCAAAGGGCCGCGAAGGATTGCTTGATGCGATGGAGCTGGAGCTACTTCGTCGCTCGAATGAAATCGGCGATGCTCCTGTGAGCACGATCTACTTCGGTGGCGGAACTCCCAGCTTGTTGGAGCCAGCGCGCATCGCAGCCTTGCTTCAACAGTGCAGCGACTTGTTCCGTGTGCAACGCAATGCCGAGGTGACTTTGGAAGCGAACCCCGACGACATCACCGCCGAGCGCTTGGAGCAATGGAAGGCGATGGGTATCACGCGCCTGAGCCTCGGCACGCAGAGCTTCCGCGCCGACCGTTTGATTTGGATGGGCCGCGCGCACAATGCCGCGCAAGCATTGAAGAGCATCGCGCTCATCGCGAAAGCAGGATTCGCCTCGTGGACCATCGACCTGATCTACGGCTTGCCGCAGATGACCTTGACGGAATGGGACGAGCAACTCACCATCGCACTCGATCACGGCATGCCGCACCTGAGCGCCTATTGCCTCACCGTGGAGCCGAAAACGGCGCTCGCGCACCAAGTGAAGAAGTCGATCGTGAGCATGCCCGGCGATGCGGACCAGAGCGCGCAATTCGACCGCTTGATGGAGCGCATGGAGGCCGCTGGACTGGAGCACTACGAGATCAGCAATTTCGGCTTGCCCGGCCACCACTCGCGGCACAACAGCAGCTACTGGGAAGGCGTGCCCTACCTCGGCATCGGCCCATCGGCGCATTCGTTCGATGGAAGCAAGCGCCGCTGGAACATGGCGAACAACGCGCGCTACGTGCAGGGCGTGGTTGAAGGCGCACGGTTTTGGGACGAAGAGTTGCTCACGCCCGCGCAGCGCACCAACGAGCGCTTGCTCACCGGTTTGCGCACGAGCAAAGGCGTTGAGCTGGCCCGTCTGGAAATGGATGTGATCAGTCATCAACGCAGGGCCGTTGAGCGATGGACCGCAACAGGCCACCTGATTCACGCCGATGGGCGGTTAGTTTTGACGAAAGCGGGCAGGCACTTCGCGGATCGGATCGCGAGCGACCTGTTCGTCAACGACGATGATCGCTGA
- a CDS encoding type II toxin-antitoxin system RelE/ParE family toxin, which yields MVETVRWSPTAEASFHQVVAYLRATWSERDAQNFVRKTDSTIRMVRIFPGMSRKGRKGTREALVTKHNLMCFRIKGAELQIVGFWDTRQHPGKRRISEV from the coding sequence ATGGTTGAAACCGTCCGCTGGTCGCCAACGGCAGAAGCGAGTTTCCACCAAGTAGTCGCTTACCTGCGGGCGACCTGGTCGGAGCGCGATGCGCAGAACTTCGTGCGCAAGACCGACTCGACCATTCGCATGGTGCGCATTTTTCCCGGAATGTCTCGCAAAGGAAGAAAGGGGACACGGGAAGCGCTGGTCACGAAGCACAACCTGATGTGCTTCCGGATCAAAGGCGCGGAGCTTCAGATCGTGGGATTCTGGGATACACGTCAGCATCCCGGCAAACGCAGGATTTCGGAGGTTTGA